One window of the Cryptomeria japonica chromosome 7, Sugi_1.0, whole genome shotgun sequence genome contains the following:
- the LOC131029663 gene encoding uncharacterized protein LOC131029663 isoform X2, whose product MMGGGLIELGCIACEELGELGAGKEGWLHTNPNLNLALTSHYLALANQSLVIVLNYDGEGSQIVIRPSMAAAVEGHITAMEWLVFDQDQTLALGTSQGFLLIYSSAGDLLHKQMLHPGPIVRLRVQGNGYRPVEHANSNELCIIFPAAILRVDASDLQSLLQKRLQETGYHGHTSRLTRNETEVSGGLHGKIKYQMWSVTKSGTCTDGAITGIMSPPLMEDQSRQRYYCAITVGPDATFAAFRLSEDKNNSLVGAILSKVMPATVSTLTSFAKRFWGSAQAEVRPVEVERKKFARASLMTCLQDYNRKGERLALSPSGTLAAITDSLGRILLLDTQALVVVRLWKGYRDACCLFMEVPLNADTPSMDTAGNEKLKHDFYLCLAIHAPRRGVVESNMVVQSSIEGFIIPLALWRCDS is encoded by the exons ATGATGGGAGGAGGCCTCATAGAATTGGGGTGCATAGCATGCGAAGAACTGGGAGAATTGGGAGCTGGAAAAGAAGGCTGGCTTCACACTAACCCTAACTTGAACCTCGCACTCACCTCTCATTACCTGGCCCTCGCAAATCAATCTCTAGTTATTGTTCTAAATTATGATGGCGAGGGTTCCCAGATTGTCATCCGCCCGTCTATGGCTGCAGCAGTGGAAGGACATATTACTGCAATGGAATGGCTGGTATTTGATCAAGATCAAACTCTTGCTCTCGGCACTTCTCAGGGATTTCTGCTTATTTACTCCTCAGCCGGAGATTTGTTACACAAACAG ATGCTACATCCAGGTCCCATTGTAAGACTGCGAGTTCAAGGAAATGGTTATAGACCAGTAGAACATGCAAATTCAAATGAGCTCTGTATTATTTTTCCTGCTGCAATCCTGCGTGTTGATGCATCAGATTTACAG TCCTTGTTACAGAAGCGGCTTCAGGAAACAGGGTATCATGGACATACTAGTAGATTGACAAGAAATGAGACTGAGGTATCGGGTGGCCTTCATGGAAAAATAAAGTATCAGATGTGGAGTGTGACCAAGTCCGGAACTTGCACAGATGGAGCAATCACCGGCATTATGTCTCCACCATTAATGGAGGATCAG TCAAGGCAGCGGTATTACTGTGCAATTACGGTTGGGCCTGATGCAACATTTGCAGCTTTCAG ATTATCAGAGGACAAGAATAATTCTTTAGTGGGGGCAATTTTGTCAAAGGTCATGCCAGCCACTGTATCAACATTAACATCATTTGCTAAAAGGTTTTGGGGGAGCGCACAAGCAGAAGTAAGACCCGTTGAAGTTGAGCGCAAAAAATTTGCAAGAG CATCACTTATGACATGTTTACAAGATTATAATAGGAAAGGTGAGAGGCTTGCACTGTCTCCTAGTGGTACTTTGGCTGCTATTACAGATTCTCTCGGTCGTATACTCCTACTTGACACACAAGCTCTTGTTGTTGTGAGATTGTGGAAG GGCTATCGTGATGCCTGTTGTCTATTTATGGAAGTACCTCTTAATGCAGATACACCTTCCATGGATACTGCTGGAAATGAAAAGTTAAAGCATGATTTTTACTTGTGTTTGGCCATTCATGCTCCTCGAAGAGGTGTCGTGGAG
- the LOC131029663 gene encoding uncharacterized protein LOC131029663 isoform X3, with the protein MMGGGLIELGCIACEELGELGAGKEGWLHTNPNLNLALTSHYLALANQSLVIVLNYDGEGSQIVIRPSMAAAVEGHITAMEWLVFDQDQTLALGTSQGFLLIYSSAGDLLHKQMLHPGPIVRLRVQGNGYRPVEHANSNELCIIFPAAILRVDASDLQSLLQKRLQETGYHGHTSRLTRNETEVSGGLHGKIKYQMWSVTKSGTCTDGAITGIMSPPLMEDQSRQRYYCAITVGPDATFAAFRLSEDKNNSLVGAILSKVMPATVSTLTSFAKRFWGSAQAEVRPVEVERKKFARASLMTCLQDYNRKGERLALSPSGTLAAITDSLGRILLLDTQALVVVRLWKGYRDACCLFMEVPLNADTPSMDTAGNEKLKHDFYLCLAIHAPRRGVVEIINGN; encoded by the exons ATGATGGGAGGAGGCCTCATAGAATTGGGGTGCATAGCATGCGAAGAACTGGGAGAATTGGGAGCTGGAAAAGAAGGCTGGCTTCACACTAACCCTAACTTGAACCTCGCACTCACCTCTCATTACCTGGCCCTCGCAAATCAATCTCTAGTTATTGTTCTAAATTATGATGGCGAGGGTTCCCAGATTGTCATCCGCCCGTCTATGGCTGCAGCAGTGGAAGGACATATTACTGCAATGGAATGGCTGGTATTTGATCAAGATCAAACTCTTGCTCTCGGCACTTCTCAGGGATTTCTGCTTATTTACTCCTCAGCCGGAGATTTGTTACACAAACAG ATGCTACATCCAGGTCCCATTGTAAGACTGCGAGTTCAAGGAAATGGTTATAGACCAGTAGAACATGCAAATTCAAATGAGCTCTGTATTATTTTTCCTGCTGCAATCCTGCGTGTTGATGCATCAGATTTACAG TCCTTGTTACAGAAGCGGCTTCAGGAAACAGGGTATCATGGACATACTAGTAGATTGACAAGAAATGAGACTGAGGTATCGGGTGGCCTTCATGGAAAAATAAAGTATCAGATGTGGAGTGTGACCAAGTCCGGAACTTGCACAGATGGAGCAATCACCGGCATTATGTCTCCACCATTAATGGAGGATCAG TCAAGGCAGCGGTATTACTGTGCAATTACGGTTGGGCCTGATGCAACATTTGCAGCTTTCAG ATTATCAGAGGACAAGAATAATTCTTTAGTGGGGGCAATTTTGTCAAAGGTCATGCCAGCCACTGTATCAACATTAACATCATTTGCTAAAAGGTTTTGGGGGAGCGCACAAGCAGAAGTAAGACCCGTTGAAGTTGAGCGCAAAAAATTTGCAAGAG CATCACTTATGACATGTTTACAAGATTATAATAGGAAAGGTGAGAGGCTTGCACTGTCTCCTAGTGGTACTTTGGCTGCTATTACAGATTCTCTCGGTCGTATACTCCTACTTGACACACAAGCTCTTGTTGTTGTGAGATTGTGGAAG GGCTATCGTGATGCCTGTTGTCTATTTATGGAAGTACCTCTTAATGCAGATACACCTTCCATGGATACTGCTGGAAATGAAAAGTTAAAGCATGATTTTTACTTGTGTTTGGCCATTCATGCTCCTCGAAGAGGTGTCGTGGAG atCATAAATGGCAACTAG